The proteins below are encoded in one region of Pseudonocardia sp. DSM 110487:
- a CDS encoding esterase family protein, with protein MRRRSIDLWSPAIGSSGSVMAYGHWGRPVLVFPAEAGRAGDFESHGMVDAVADLLEAGRVKLYCVDSFDAQSWSNPTIALEERGRRHGAYESWIVEQVAPWIHEDCGGPQPILTTGPSMGAYHAANFTLRRGDLFPQALCLSGNYDPRALYGWGEEGDAVYFHIPTSYISGLHGDHLEWLRGQVHLVLVVGQGMWEDTTGAEASTRRLAGLLAEKGIPHELDVWGHDVAHDWPWWRRQLAHHMDRLTSG; from the coding sequence ATGAGGCGGCGCAGCATCGACCTGTGGTCGCCTGCGATCGGCTCCTCCGGCTCCGTGATGGCCTACGGCCACTGGGGACGCCCGGTGCTCGTGTTCCCGGCCGAGGCGGGCCGCGCGGGTGACTTCGAGTCGCACGGCATGGTCGACGCGGTCGCCGACCTCCTCGAAGCCGGCCGGGTCAAGCTCTACTGCGTCGACAGCTTCGACGCGCAGTCGTGGTCGAACCCGACCATCGCATTGGAGGAGCGCGGGCGGCGGCACGGCGCGTACGAGTCCTGGATCGTCGAGCAGGTCGCGCCGTGGATCCACGAGGACTGCGGCGGGCCGCAGCCGATCCTCACCACCGGACCCAGCATGGGCGCCTACCACGCCGCGAACTTCACGCTCCGCCGCGGTGACCTGTTCCCGCAGGCCCTCTGCCTGTCGGGCAACTACGACCCGCGCGCTCTGTACGGGTGGGGCGAGGAGGGGGATGCCGTCTACTTCCACATCCCCACCTCGTACATCAGCGGCCTGCACGGCGACCACCTGGAGTGGCTGCGCGGTCAGGTGCACCTCGTGCTCGTCGTCGGGCAGGGGATGTGGGAGGACACGACCGGTGCCGAGGCGAGCACCCGCAGGCTCGCCGGCCTGCTCGCCGAGAAGGGCATCCCGCACGAGCTGGACGTGTGGGGGCACGACGTGGCGCACGACTGGCCGTGGTGGCGCCGCCAGCTCGCGCACCACATGGACCGCTTGACCAGTGGCTAG
- a CDS encoding CPBP family intramembrane glutamic endopeptidase — protein MSAINEWTRRNRLIAFFALTFLLSWWPWPFYALGAVPTAFFACGPLVAALVVIGVAEGRHGYRDLGARMIRWRVGWVWWCVAIGTPLAVMALAATANVTVWGAPAPVLADVSWGALAVALAVRFVNPLDGPLGEEPGWRGYALPLLQVDRTPLAAGLVLAPAVALWHLPLVATGQLAPIALVVTVAITLVYVWLFNRTGGSALMTMVFHIAQGTGYAVFGFGGADAARMDWLTGALWCALAIALIGLDRAAWRRAPTSAVAASPAKTPIPVYHPEG, from the coding sequence ATGTCGGCAATCAACGAGTGGACCCGCCGGAACCGGCTCATCGCGTTCTTCGCGCTCACCTTCCTCCTGTCCTGGTGGCCCTGGCCGTTCTACGCGCTGGGCGCGGTGCCGACGGCGTTCTTCGCCTGCGGCCCGCTCGTGGCCGCCCTCGTCGTCATCGGGGTCGCCGAGGGGCGCCATGGTTACCGCGACCTGGGTGCCCGGATGATCCGCTGGCGGGTGGGGTGGGTGTGGTGGTGCGTGGCGATCGGCACCCCGCTTGCGGTGATGGCTCTCGCCGCGACGGCGAACGTGACGGTCTGGGGCGCACCCGCGCCGGTGCTGGCCGACGTCTCGTGGGGAGCTCTCGCGGTCGCCCTCGCCGTGCGCTTCGTGAACCCGCTCGACGGCCCGCTGGGCGAGGAACCGGGCTGGCGCGGCTACGCGCTCCCGCTGCTGCAGGTCGACCGGACCCCGCTCGCGGCAGGGCTCGTCCTCGCACCCGCCGTCGCGCTGTGGCACCTGCCGCTCGTCGCGACCGGGCAGCTCGCCCCGATCGCCCTCGTCGTGACCGTCGCGATCACGCTGGTCTACGTCTGGCTGTTCAACCGCACCGGCGGCAGCGCGCTCATGACCATGGTCTTCCACATCGCACAGGGCACGGGGTACGCGGTCTTCGGCTTCGGCGGTGCCGACGCTGCCCGCATGGACTGGCTGACCGGCGCCCTGTGGTGCGCACTCGCCATCGCCCTGATCGGCCTGGACCGGGCGGCCTGGCGGCGCGCTCCCACGTCCGCCGTCGCCGCGAGCCCCGCGAAGACTCCGATCCCGGTCTACCATCCCGAAGGATGA
- a CDS encoding response regulator has translation MSLRVAVADDAVLFREGLARLLADAGFAVTATVGTAGELLAHVGAERPDVAVVDIRMPPSHTTEGLEAARTLRSRYPEIGVLVLSAHVETAYALQMVESGATGAGYLLKERVTDVDELTAAVRRVAAGGLVVDPSVVAALVGRLRVQNPLDALSERERDVLTVMAEGRSNQAIGDRLYLSPKTVEAYVRAVFTKLGLHQAADDNRRVLAVLAFLRG, from the coding sequence ATGTCCCTGCGAGTCGCTGTCGCCGATGACGCGGTGCTGTTCCGGGAGGGCCTCGCGCGGCTGCTCGCGGACGCGGGGTTCGCGGTGACGGCCACGGTCGGTACCGCGGGGGAGCTGCTGGCCCACGTCGGCGCCGAGCGGCCGGACGTCGCCGTCGTGGACATCCGCATGCCGCCGTCGCACACGACGGAGGGGCTCGAGGCCGCGCGGACCCTGCGGTCGCGGTACCCGGAGATCGGCGTCCTGGTGCTGTCGGCGCACGTCGAGACGGCCTACGCGCTCCAGATGGTCGAGTCGGGCGCCACCGGGGCCGGCTACCTGCTCAAGGAGCGGGTGACGGACGTCGACGAGCTGACCGCCGCCGTCCGCCGGGTCGCGGCAGGCGGGCTCGTGGTCGACCCGAGCGTGGTCGCCGCGCTCGTCGGCCGCCTGCGCGTGCAGAACCCCCTCGACGCGCTGTCCGAGCGGGAGCGCGACGTGCTGACGGTGATGGCGGAGGGACGCTCGAACCAGGCGATCGGCGATCGGCTCTACCTCAGCCCGAAGACCGTCGAGGCGTACGTGCGCGCGGTGTTCACCAAACTCGGCCTGCACCAGGCCGCGGACGACAACCGGAGGGTCCTCGCGGTGCTGGCGTTCCTGCGCGGCTAG
- a CDS encoding LytTR family DNA-binding domain-containing protein gives MPIRVLIVDDHAPFRALARQLLTVDGFDVVGEASDGAGALRAARDLRPDVVLLDVQLPDVDGFGIADALAGAPQAPRIVLVSSRARDDYGRLVAESAAHGFIAKAELSGDTLRLALT, from the coding sequence GTGCCGATTCGGGTGCTCATCGTCGACGACCACGCCCCGTTCCGGGCGCTGGCCCGGCAGCTGCTGACGGTCGACGGCTTCGACGTCGTCGGCGAGGCGAGCGACGGCGCTGGCGCTCTCCGCGCGGCCCGCGACCTGCGACCCGACGTCGTGCTGCTCGACGTGCAGCTGCCCGATGTCGACGGGTTCGGCATCGCCGATGCACTCGCCGGCGCCCCGCAGGCGCCCCGCATCGTGCTGGTCTCCAGCCGCGCTCGCGACGACTACGGCCGCCTGGTCGCCGAGAGCGCGGCGCACGGGTTCATCGCCAAGGCCGAGCTGAGCGGCGACACGCTGCGGCTGGCGCTGACGTGA
- a CDS encoding sensor histidine kinase translates to MIAPSRRVRAPLGAAGAAAGIAAAAALMWGGYDVPAELAAPTLVLDLAVGWSFIGIGLVAWTRRPDNSTGPLMVVLGFAFLARFAVAVDSDAGFAVGVLVGSVHLSVFVHLLVTFPTGRIRSWPQRVTVAVGYLLSAPLDLVFLLLGARRGAGTGLPPNGLVIVPVQPGSPELVDVAVQVVVLALCGSVLAIVGARWRQAGPAERRAIGPGLLGGVLIVVALIVQRSAFVLALPPEVRAAFTWGARTMLVVLPLALLFGLFRSRLDQSGVGRMIVELGAGAPAPERLREVLARTLHDPSVVVAYRLTDREIYVDARGRPVAVEPIPPGRAVTYLERGGSRIAALVHDPALAAEPELVEAVAAGAGMALENERLHAEVRAQLREVQASRARIVESADAARRRVERDLHDGAQQRLVTVALLLTLTRRKLASASVEEVDAALARTGEELAGALAELRELARGIYPVLLTDAGLGPALTVLAERSPIPAVLRRTPTGRLPEPVEQTGYFVVSEGLANAAKHSSAGKVEIDVHVDGDTLVLDLADDGVGGANPDGSGLRGLADRVAAAGGRLGLTSPADGGTRLIAVLPCNGR, encoded by the coding sequence GTGATCGCGCCGAGCCGGCGGGTCCGGGCCCCGCTGGGCGCCGCGGGGGCGGCGGCCGGGATCGCCGCCGCGGCGGCGTTGATGTGGGGCGGCTACGACGTACCGGCCGAGCTCGCCGCGCCGACGCTCGTGCTGGATCTCGCCGTCGGCTGGTCGTTCATCGGCATCGGGCTGGTCGCATGGACCCGACGCCCCGACAACAGCACCGGCCCTCTCATGGTCGTACTGGGTTTCGCCTTCCTCGCGCGGTTCGCCGTCGCGGTCGACTCCGACGCGGGGTTCGCCGTCGGCGTGCTCGTCGGATCGGTCCACCTCAGCGTGTTCGTGCACCTGCTCGTGACCTTCCCGACCGGCCGGATCCGATCGTGGCCCCAGCGCGTGACCGTCGCCGTCGGCTACCTGCTCTCCGCCCCGCTCGACCTGGTGTTCCTGCTGCTCGGGGCGCGGCGCGGGGCAGGCACCGGGCTCCCGCCCAACGGGCTCGTGATCGTGCCGGTCCAGCCGGGCAGTCCCGAGCTCGTCGACGTGGCGGTCCAGGTGGTCGTGCTCGCGCTCTGCGGGTCGGTGCTCGCGATCGTGGGGGCGCGGTGGCGGCAGGCCGGTCCCGCGGAACGCCGGGCGATCGGGCCGGGGCTACTGGGCGGAGTGCTGATCGTCGTAGCGCTGATCGTGCAGCGCAGCGCCTTCGTGCTGGCCCTGCCGCCAGAGGTGCGCGCGGCGTTCACGTGGGGCGCCCGCACGATGCTCGTCGTGTTGCCGTTGGCGCTGCTCTTCGGGCTGTTCCGCAGCCGGCTGGACCAGTCGGGGGTCGGCCGCATGATCGTTGAACTCGGGGCGGGAGCACCCGCCCCGGAACGGCTGCGCGAGGTGCTCGCCCGCACGTTGCACGACCCGTCCGTCGTGGTGGCCTACCGGCTCACCGACCGCGAGATCTACGTCGACGCCCGCGGCAGGCCGGTCGCGGTCGAGCCGATCCCGCCCGGCAGGGCGGTCACCTACCTCGAACGGGGCGGATCGCGCATCGCCGCGCTCGTGCACGACCCCGCGCTCGCCGCCGAGCCGGAGCTCGTCGAGGCCGTCGCCGCAGGCGCGGGGATGGCGCTGGAGAACGAGCGCCTGCACGCCGAGGTGCGCGCGCAGCTGCGGGAGGTGCAGGCGTCGCGGGCCCGGATCGTCGAGTCCGCCGACGCCGCACGTCGGCGCGTGGAGCGCGACCTGCACGACGGGGCGCAGCAACGCCTGGTCACGGTCGCGCTCCTGCTCACGCTGACCCGCCGCAAGCTGGCCTCCGCGTCCGTCGAGGAGGTCGACGCCGCCCTCGCCCGGACCGGCGAGGAACTCGCGGGGGCGCTCGCGGAGCTGCGCGAGCTGGCGCGCGGGATCTACCCGGTGCTGCTCACCGACGCCGGGTTGGGACCGGCGCTGACCGTGCTGGCCGAACGCTCGCCCATCCCCGCCGTTCTCCGGCGCACGCCCACCGGACGCCTGCCCGAGCCGGTCGAGCAGACCGGGTACTTCGTCGTGTCCGAGGGCCTCGCCAATGCCGCGAAGCACTCGTCGGCCGGAAAGGTGGAGATCGACGTCCACGTGGACGGCGACACGCTCGTTCTCGACCTCGCCGACGACGGGGTGGGTGGCGCGAACCCGGACGGCTCCGGCCTGCGCGGCCTTGCCGACCGGGTCGCGGCGGCCGGTGGCCGGCTCGGGCTGACGAGCCCCGCCGACGGCGGGACCAGGCTGATCGCCGTGCTGCCCTGCAACGGCCGCTGA
- a CDS encoding AAA family ATPase, whose amino-acid sequence MVVIWLRFSRCFGYWRMHGGTATQMQLLEGISSDPWTLTGREAERHVIVERLSEGAPHCIVITGDPGVGRTRLAREALVAARDAGWSTLSATGTTAASAVPLGAMAHLIPPAEPALDPLALLQRAMSTIVTAGGERPLVLVVDDAHLLDDLSQTLVQQLATGGIVSVVITIRTATAPGLAALCRDGTAERIDLAPLERDQSDRLVAAALGGDVDTRSCERLRRLTRGNPMYLRELVEGGLAAGHLRRRDGCWRWAGEMSPSPRLVEIVDAQLDVNVAERAALEVLAVGEQVSLETLLGMSTTATVAGLERIGLAAVEGTGQQAQVRMTHPLHAEVVRAQMPEAAAIRIRQQLANGGARSRSKEELLRAGRMALDGAGPALDAALLTEAAGCANENLDHPLAERLARAAVDAGGGIAARLALLESVQWQGRSMDAEAIARAAATWALSDDERARLAVMRALNAFCGAGRASDAEARLRETAAVVPGLRARDELIAALALIAFLRGRAEEAVDLGTGVLARLENRTFARSLAAAATAGALAMTGRTKEALAVAATGWSEVQGAPTESQAAFVRLSLAQGELLALWLSGRFADLHSRAVELHEQSMTAPDWAGDAVAALHIGWAALAPGHVSVAKRWLTEAMAGFRRQDPMGLLPVCASQLAQTRSLLGDDSGAREALGQVDAVRDRAMPAFEPLILLGRAWVTAATDRREGLDIALEAARLAADLGLWAIEATVLQAVVQLGRPGDVAGRLRQLAAQLDNTLVSIYADHADAAAEESGGRLDSVVAEYERVGAYLAAEDASAVAAAAHRRARHHRRASAAAVKAAKLARSCGRPRTPGLVQLSMPHLTSREEEVARHASAGRGNAEIAARLVLSVRTVEAHLANVYAKLGITSRTQLRDALAATAAPDGNR is encoded by the coding sequence ATGGTAGTAATATGGTTGCGCTTTTCACGATGCTTCGGTTACTGGCGAATGCACGGGGGGACAGCAACCCAGATGCAGCTGCTCGAGGGGATATCGAGCGACCCATGGACGTTGACGGGGCGTGAGGCAGAGCGTCACGTCATCGTCGAGCGGCTCAGCGAGGGAGCGCCGCACTGCATCGTCATCACGGGCGATCCGGGTGTCGGCCGGACGCGCCTGGCGAGGGAAGCACTCGTCGCTGCGCGCGACGCCGGATGGAGCACGCTCTCGGCAACCGGTACGACGGCGGCGTCGGCGGTTCCGCTGGGCGCGATGGCCCATTTGATCCCGCCGGCAGAACCCGCGCTCGATCCCTTGGCGCTCCTGCAGCGGGCGATGTCGACCATCGTCACGGCGGGCGGTGAGCGTCCGCTCGTGCTCGTGGTCGACGACGCCCACTTGCTGGACGACCTGTCGCAGACGCTCGTGCAGCAACTCGCCACCGGCGGCATCGTCTCCGTCGTGATCACGATCCGCACGGCCACCGCGCCGGGCCTTGCGGCCCTGTGCCGGGACGGCACGGCCGAACGGATCGATCTGGCGCCGCTCGAACGGGACCAGTCGGACCGGCTGGTCGCGGCAGCACTCGGCGGGGACGTCGACACGCGCAGCTGCGAGCGCCTGCGGCGACTGACCCGCGGCAACCCGATGTACCTGCGTGAGCTCGTGGAGGGCGGCCTGGCCGCAGGACACCTGCGCCGCCGCGACGGTTGCTGGCGCTGGGCCGGGGAGATGTCCCCGTCGCCGCGCCTCGTCGAGATCGTTGACGCCCAACTCGATGTGAACGTCGCGGAGCGGGCCGCGCTGGAGGTTCTGGCCGTCGGCGAGCAGGTCTCCTTGGAGACGCTGCTCGGGATGAGCACGACCGCGACGGTTGCGGGCCTGGAACGGATCGGGCTGGCCGCCGTCGAGGGGACCGGCCAGCAAGCGCAGGTGCGCATGACGCATCCGCTCCACGCGGAGGTCGTGCGGGCCCAGATGCCCGAGGCTGCCGCGATCCGGATCCGTCAGCAGCTCGCAAACGGCGGGGCGCGGAGCAGGTCGAAGGAGGAGCTCCTGCGTGCCGGCCGGATGGCGTTGGACGGTGCCGGCCCGGCGCTGGACGCTGCGCTGCTCACCGAGGCCGCGGGGTGCGCGAACGAGAATCTCGATCACCCCCTCGCCGAGCGGTTGGCGCGGGCAGCCGTGGATGCGGGCGGCGGCATCGCCGCCCGCCTGGCGCTGCTCGAGTCCGTGCAGTGGCAGGGGAGGTCCATGGACGCTGAGGCGATCGCCCGCGCAGCTGCCACGTGGGCCCTCTCGGACGACGAACGTGCACGGCTCGCGGTGATGCGCGCACTCAACGCGTTCTGCGGGGCCGGCCGGGCGTCCGACGCGGAGGCACGGCTCCGCGAGACTGCCGCGGTCGTGCCGGGCCTCCGGGCCCGAGACGAGCTGATCGCGGCGCTGGCGCTGATCGCCTTCCTGAGAGGGCGGGCCGAGGAGGCGGTGGACCTCGGCACCGGAGTCCTGGCGCGCCTCGAGAACCGCACGTTCGCCCGATCGCTCGCGGCAGCCGCGACGGCCGGCGCCCTCGCGATGACCGGGCGGACCAAAGAGGCGCTCGCAGTGGCGGCTACCGGGTGGTCCGAGGTGCAGGGCGCCCCCACGGAGTCCCAGGCGGCATTCGTCCGGCTGTCCCTCGCGCAAGGGGAGCTCCTGGCGCTGTGGCTGTCCGGCCGGTTCGCCGATCTCCACAGCCGGGCGGTCGAACTGCACGAACAGAGCATGACGGCTCCTGACTGGGCGGGTGACGCCGTCGCCGCGCTGCACATCGGATGGGCCGCCTTGGCGCCGGGACACGTCTCGGTGGCGAAGCGGTGGCTCACCGAGGCGATGGCCGGATTCCGGCGACAGGATCCGATGGGTCTGCTTCCGGTCTGTGCGTCGCAGCTGGCCCAGACGCGAAGCCTGCTCGGGGACGACTCGGGTGCGCGCGAGGCGCTCGGGCAGGTCGACGCGGTGCGTGACCGCGCGATGCCTGCGTTCGAACCGCTGATCCTGCTCGGCAGAGCGTGGGTCACGGCGGCGACGGACAGGCGGGAAGGGCTGGACATCGCCCTCGAGGCCGCTCGCCTCGCTGCCGACCTGGGGCTCTGGGCGATCGAGGCGACCGTGCTGCAGGCCGTCGTCCAGCTCGGGCGGCCGGGCGACGTGGCAGGGCGACTGCGTCAGCTCGCCGCGCAACTCGACAACACGCTCGTCTCGATCTACGCCGATCACGCCGACGCAGCGGCGGAGGAATCGGGTGGGCGACTGGACTCCGTCGTCGCGGAGTACGAACGGGTGGGCGCGTACCTCGCCGCGGAGGACGCCAGCGCCGTGGCGGCCGCAGCCCACCGACGCGCGCGGCACCATCGGAGGGCCTCGGCCGCTGCCGTGAAGGCGGCGAAGCTCGCCCGATCCTGCGGCCGTCCCCGCACTCCCGGGCTGGTTCAGCTGTCGATGCCGCATCTGACGTCGCGCGAGGAAGAGGTCGCGCGACACGCATCGGCAGGGCGGGGCAACGCGGAGATCGCCGCCCGGCTGGTGCTGTCCGTGCGCACGGTCGAGGCGCACCTCGCCAACGTGTACGCCAAGCTCGGTATCACCAGCAGAACCCAGTTGCGGGATGCCCTCGCCGCCACGGCGGCGCCGGACGGGAATCGCTGA
- a CDS encoding NAD(P)/FAD-dependent oxidoreductase produces the protein MTGSTAQDDPTFVIVGASLAGAKAAETLRDEGFTGRVVLVGEEPEPPYERPPLSKGYLLGSDERTAAFVHDRAWYDKQNIELRTGVRAEAIDPGEHTVTLAGGERLAYDKLLLTTGSVVRTLPVPGADLAGVHYLRRIEHSDTLRGVLVEGARVVVIGGGWIGLEVAAAARTHGATVTLVEIDTLPLRRVLGDEVAQAFADLHAAHGVDLRLGTGVREIVGEGGRVASVTLDDGSSVPADAVVVGVGITPAVELAQAAGLDVDDGVVVDAALRTSDPDIYAAGDVANADNPLLGKHIRVEHWQNALDGGPAAARSMLGHDVVYDRVPYFFTDQYDLGMEYTGHAEPGGYDRVVFRGDVASGEYIAFWLADGRVLAGMNVNVWDVAEDIGRIVRSGARVDPARLADPAVPLADL, from the coding sequence ATGACCGGATCGACGGCACAGGACGACCCGACCTTCGTCATCGTCGGCGCGAGCCTCGCGGGCGCGAAAGCGGCGGAGACGCTGCGCGACGAAGGGTTCACTGGGAGGGTGGTCCTCGTCGGCGAGGAGCCCGAACCCCCGTACGAGCGGCCCCCGCTGTCGAAGGGCTACCTGCTGGGCAGCGACGAGCGCACCGCGGCGTTCGTGCACGACCGGGCCTGGTACGACAAGCAGAACATCGAGCTGCGCACAGGGGTGCGGGCCGAGGCGATCGACCCCGGCGAGCACACCGTCACGCTCGCGGGCGGCGAGCGGCTGGCCTACGACAAGCTGCTGCTGACGACGGGTTCGGTGGTCCGCACGCTGCCGGTGCCAGGCGCCGACCTGGCGGGCGTCCATTACCTGCGCCGCATCGAGCACTCCGACACGCTGCGGGGCGTGCTCGTCGAGGGCGCCCGGGTGGTCGTCATCGGCGGTGGCTGGATCGGCCTCGAGGTCGCAGCCGCCGCCCGCACGCACGGTGCCACCGTCACGCTCGTCGAGATCGACACGCTGCCGTTGCGGCGGGTGCTCGGCGACGAGGTCGCGCAGGCGTTCGCCGACCTGCACGCCGCACACGGCGTGGACTTGCGGCTCGGCACGGGCGTGCGCGAGATCGTCGGTGAGGGCGGCCGCGTCGCGTCGGTGACGCTCGACGACGGCTCCTCCGTGCCTGCCGATGCGGTAGTGGTGGGCGTCGGCATCACCCCAGCCGTCGAGCTCGCGCAGGCCGCGGGCCTCGACGTGGACGACGGAGTGGTGGTCGACGCCGCGCTGCGCACGTCCGACCCGGACATCTACGCCGCGGGCGACGTCGCCAACGCCGACAACCCGTTGCTCGGCAAGCACATCAGGGTCGAGCACTGGCAGAACGCCCTCGACGGTGGACCGGCCGCGGCCCGCTCCATGCTCGGCCACGACGTCGTGTACGACCGCGTGCCGTACTTCTTCACCGATCAGTACGACCTCGGGATGGAGTACACGGGTCACGCCGAGCCGGGTGGCTACGACCGGGTGGTGTTCCGCGGCGACGTCGCGAGCGGCGAGTACATCGCCTTCTGGCTCGCGGACGGGCGCGTGCTGGCCGGGATGAACGTCAACGTCTGGGACGTCGCCGAGGACATCGGCCGGATCGTCCGCTCCGGCGCGCGGGTCGACCCCGCCCGGCTGGCCGATCCCGCCGTGCCCCTGGCCGACCTGTAG
- a CDS encoding LacI family DNA-binding transcriptional regulator, whose translation MSGTGSRVTMAEVARRSGVSPMTVSYCYNQPDRVAPDTLRRVREVAAELGYQGPDPTARSLRRRRNGAIGVVLGEHLTYAFEDPGARRFLAGVAEVCRERGVGLNLIPTTGADDDVDRVRAASVDGYIVWTTVDSDPVLAVVTGLGKPVAVHGGPAVHGAQVVSIDNRASGRELAARTFPGARRPAVLSQPFGRDRRPRLEIGPDPGRVDFPVTRDRLLGIYDHCREAGLDPSLLPVAVVARNDRGEAAAMADVLFDSCAPDAVVAMGDQLAFAVLEAARRRGLHVPDDVAVAGWDDDPDAEREGLTTIAQSLFDQGRSCALIALGDRAPSREAAWAATVRTSTR comes from the coding sequence ATGTCCGGTACGGGGTCGCGCGTCACCATGGCCGAGGTGGCGCGCCGCTCCGGTGTCTCACCGATGACCGTGTCGTACTGCTACAACCAGCCGGACCGGGTCGCCCCTGACACGCTGCGCCGGGTCCGGGAGGTCGCCGCCGAGCTGGGCTACCAGGGTCCTGACCCGACCGCGCGGTCGTTGCGCCGCCGCCGCAACGGCGCGATCGGTGTCGTGCTCGGCGAGCACCTCACCTACGCCTTCGAGGACCCGGGCGCCCGCCGCTTCCTGGCCGGCGTCGCCGAGGTCTGCCGCGAGCGCGGCGTCGGGCTGAACCTCATCCCGACCACCGGTGCGGACGACGACGTCGACCGCGTGCGGGCGGCGTCGGTCGACGGCTACATCGTCTGGACCACGGTCGACTCCGACCCCGTGCTCGCCGTGGTGACCGGGCTCGGCAAGCCGGTCGCCGTCCACGGCGGTCCCGCGGTGCACGGCGCACAGGTCGTCAGCATCGACAACCGCGCTTCCGGCCGGGAGCTCGCCGCACGCACCTTCCCGGGAGCCCGGCGTCCGGCCGTGCTCAGCCAGCCCTTCGGCCGCGACCGCAGGCCCCGGCTGGAGATCGGGCCGGACCCCGGACGCGTCGACTTCCCGGTCACCCGCGACCGCCTCCTCGGCATCTACGACCACTGCCGGGAAGCGGGCCTCGACCCGAGCCTCCTGCCGGTTGCGGTCGTCGCCCGCAACGACCGCGGCGAGGCCGCGGCGATGGCCGACGTGCTGTTCGACTCCTGCGCGCCCGACGCAGTGGTGGCCATGGGCGACCAGCTCGCGTTCGCCGTCCTCGAGGCCGCCCGGCGGCGAGGGCTCCACGTGCCCGACGACGTCGCGGTCGCGGGCTGGGACGACGATCCCGACGCGGAGCGGGAAGGCCTCACCACCATCGCCCAGTCGCTCTTCGACCAGGGGCGCAGCTGTGCCCTGATCGCACTCGGCGATCGCGCACCGAGCCGCGAGGCCGCATGGGCCGCGACGGTGCGAACGAGCACCCGGTGA
- a CDS encoding MFS transporter yields the protein MRPRNPSREAVALASLSAACFVSVTSENLPVALLPDLAAGFDVSEPAVGLLVTGYAAVVAVSVVPLVALTSRWDRRTAAVATVATITASNLLLAVAPSYGVAVVARVVSAVGHGVFWSVVAVIAARLVGPHRAGRATAVVFAGNSLAFLVGLPLSSWLGATIGWRPAVLAVAGAAALSAVAIRATVDPMPPEHGRQRGPSSVRRTLTDRSLAAVNATTLIVVLGHLTAFTYVTVIIADYVHLTGPATSGLLLAHGAAGMVGLVLIGREVDRRPRGTALIVTGGFAVCMLALLAAGPGSGVVAGAAVVLWAVPAGGMSVVLQAAVLRVARDRPDLASAVYIVAYQVGIAAGAGIGGVLLDAGALAVAVATTAVCGVVGTVVVRRSTAFRRSTRCGVAR from the coding sequence ATGCGTCCGAGGAACCCCTCCCGGGAAGCCGTGGCGCTTGCATCGCTCAGCGCCGCGTGCTTCGTGTCCGTGACGTCGGAGAACCTGCCCGTCGCCCTACTGCCCGACCTGGCGGCCGGCTTCGACGTGTCCGAGCCCGCTGTTGGCCTCCTCGTCACCGGGTACGCGGCCGTCGTCGCGGTCTCGGTGGTGCCGCTGGTCGCGCTGACCTCTCGCTGGGACCGTCGGACGGCCGCCGTTGCCACGGTCGCGACGATCACCGCGTCCAACCTGTTGCTGGCGGTGGCGCCGAGCTACGGCGTCGCGGTGGTCGCCAGAGTGGTCTCCGCGGTCGGCCACGGGGTGTTCTGGTCGGTGGTCGCGGTGATCGCCGCCCGGCTGGTCGGGCCGCACCGGGCCGGCCGGGCCACCGCGGTGGTATTCGCGGGGAACTCGCTCGCCTTCCTCGTCGGGCTCCCGCTGAGCTCGTGGCTCGGGGCGACGATCGGCTGGCGGCCCGCCGTCCTCGCCGTGGCGGGCGCCGCGGCGCTCTCGGCGGTGGCGATCCGCGCCACGGTCGACCCGATGCCGCCCGAGCACGGACGACAGCGCGGCCCGTCCTCGGTGCGACGCACCCTGACCGACCGGTCACTCGCCGCGGTGAACGCGACCACGCTGATCGTGGTGCTGGGCCACCTCACGGCGTTCACCTACGTCACGGTGATCATCGCCGACTACGTCCACCTCACCGGCCCCGCCACCTCGGGCCTCCTGCTCGCGCACGGGGCGGCGGGCATGGTCGGCCTCGTACTGATCGGCCGCGAGGTGGACCGCCGTCCGCGCGGCACCGCCCTGATCGTCACCGGCGGGTTCGCCGTGTGCATGCTCGCGCTGCTCGCCGCCGGCCCGGGCTCCGGCGTCGTCGCGGGAGCCGCGGTCGTGCTGTGGGCGGTGCCGGCCGGCGGGATGAGCGTGGTGCTGCAAGCCGCGGTCCTGCGCGTGGCTCGTGATCGGCCGGACCTCGCCTCCGCGGTGTACATCGTCGCCTACCAGGTCGGCATCGCCGCCGGTGCCGGGATCGGAGGCGTCCTGCTCGACGCGGGCGCCCTGGCCGTCGCGGTCGCGACCACGGCGGTGTGCGGCGTCGTCGGCACCGTCGTCGTCCGCAGGTCCACCGCATTCCGACGCTCGACCCGGTGTGGAGTGGCGCGATGA